In the Pseudoalteromonas undina genome, one interval contains:
- the nth gene encoding endonuclease III produces the protein MNKEKRHQILTRLRDDNPHPETELEYSSPFELLVAVTLSAQATDVGVNKATRKLFPVANTPQAILDIGHDTLRDYIKTIGLFNSKAANVYKMCQILVDQHNGEVPENREALEALPGVGRKTANVVLNTAFGWLKDNEGRYFLAVDTHIQRLANRTGYAKGKTVEQTEQAIIKNTPNKKEFMFNLHHWFILHGRYTCTARKPKCGSCIIEDLCDYKEKTES, from the coding sequence ATGAATAAAGAAAAACGTCACCAAATACTTACTCGCTTACGCGATGACAATCCACATCCTGAAACGGAGCTTGAATATTCAAGCCCATTTGAGTTGTTAGTTGCCGTTACGCTCTCAGCACAAGCCACCGATGTTGGGGTAAATAAAGCCACTCGTAAATTATTTCCGGTTGCTAATACGCCACAAGCCATTTTAGATATTGGCCACGACACACTACGTGATTACATAAAAACCATCGGCTTATTTAATTCAAAAGCAGCCAATGTATATAAAATGTGCCAAATATTGGTAGATCAGCATAACGGTGAAGTGCCAGAAAATCGTGAAGCGCTCGAAGCCCTCCCTGGCGTGGGCCGTAAAACAGCCAATGTTGTACTGAACACCGCTTTTGGCTGGCTAAAAGATAATGAAGGTAGATACTTTTTAGCAGTAGATACTCACATCCAACGTCTTGCAAACCGTACTGGTTACGCTAAGGGTAAGACTGTTGAGCAGACTGAACAGGCTATAATTAAAAATACGCCAAATAAGAAAGAATTTATGTTTAACCTCCATCATTGGTTTATTTTACATGGGCGCTATACGTGTACAGCGAGAAAACCAAAATGTGGAAGTTGTATAATTGAGGATTTGTGTGACTATAAAGAGAAAACTGAGTCATAG